The following are encoded in a window of Calditerrivibrio sp. genomic DNA:
- the rapZ gene encoding RNase adapter RapZ: protein MKNTHLLILTGYSGAGKSTASKALEDLGYYTIDNMPLQLVEKFVQVVFDYNSEIQKIAFVLDARTKDIPKTVELIRLLKSRYDAEVVFLDATEDVLIRRYKETRRRHPLGENIVDAIRLEMEQMEELKEVADLIIDTSSLTVHDLTKAIEEKYKAPDASLMTITIQSFGFKYGIPQDSDIVLDVRFLNNPHFVEELRGKTGLDKEVYQYVFNDERSIKFLKRLKSLLVFLIPNYIKEGKKFLTLSIGCTGGKHRSVAIAQFIGEYLISKYKNRVFIKHRDIERG from the coding sequence GTGAAAAACACTCATCTTTTGATACTAACAGGCTACTCCGGTGCAGGTAAGTCTACAGCTTCGAAGGCTCTGGAGGATCTCGGGTATTATACTATTGATAATATGCCCTTGCAGCTGGTAGAGAAATTTGTCCAGGTTGTGTTTGATTATAATTCTGAGATTCAGAAGATAGCTTTTGTCCTTGATGCAAGAACAAAGGATATTCCAAAAACGGTGGAGTTGATTAGGTTGTTAAAATCCAGGTACGATGCTGAGGTAGTCTTTTTGGATGCAACAGAAGATGTTCTTATAAGAAGGTACAAAGAGACGAGGAGAAGGCATCCTTTGGGGGAGAATATCGTTGATGCTATCAGGCTGGAAATGGAACAGATGGAAGAGCTAAAAGAGGTTGCTGATCTTATTATTGATACATCATCTCTTACTGTTCATGATCTCACAAAAGCCATAGAGGAGAAATACAAAGCCCCAGATGCATCCCTAATGACGATTACCATACAGTCTTTTGGCTTTAAGTATGGTATACCCCAAGACTCAGATATTGTTTTGGATGTGAGGTTTCTAAATAACCCACATTTTGTAGAAGAGTTAAGGGGAAAGACAGGTCTTGATAAGGAGGTATACCAGTATGTTTTTAATGATGAAAGAAGCATAAAATTTCTTAAGAGACTTAAATCGTTACTTGTTTTTCTTATACCGAATTATATAAAAGAGGGGAAAAAGTTTCTTACGCTTTCTATAGGTTGTACGGGGGGTAAGCATAGATCTGTGGCTATTGCCCAGTTTATAGGTGAGTATCTAATTAGTAAATATAAAAATAGAGTTTTTATAAAACATAGAGATATAGAAAGGGGTTAG
- a CDS encoding PTS galactitol transporter subunit IIBC, whose product MIAVVLLTHSSLGLELLKTSEMIIGKQDMVEVLSIHSGTTLSSLVERLDILVEKYKHTGLIIVTDMFGGSPSNIAMAYLVHENVEVITGVNLPMLIKIFSDRKHLETAQEVCKAAAQTAKESIIIAGDIIRK is encoded by the coding sequence ATGATTGCTGTTGTGTTGCTCACTCATAGTAGCTTAGGACTCGAACTGTTGAAAACATCAGAAATGATAATAGGCAAACAGGATATGGTAGAGGTACTATCCATACATAGTGGGACCACCTTAAGTAGTCTTGTGGAACGATTAGATATACTTGTAGAAAAATACAAGCACACAGGTTTGATAATAGTTACTGACATGTTTGGCGGTAGTCCATCAAACATCGCTATGGCTTATCTTGTTCACGAAAATGTGGAGGTGATCACTGGGGTTAATCTCCCCATGCTTATAAAGATCTTTTCAGATAGAAAACATTTGGAAACAGCCCAAGAAGTATGCAAAGCAGCTGCTCAAACCGCCAAAGAAAGCATTATCATTGCAGGGGATATAATTAGAAAATGA
- a CDS encoding PTS system mannose/fructose/sorbose family transporter subunit IID encodes MGNRINRLALVLRSLFYTGNFNIENMQGTGFKWLVEYINKKTDKRVGKNVLEKEGEYFNTHPFFITFILGVWFREVNTEEGPDYWKKVYSSAFAAVGDSFFWYSYKVLCFVIAAIVGLYNPIIGVILYLLVFNGLHFYMLFQGYGIGYKYGKNLINWFNMFKINQWGQMADLMSVFLLGVLLSLLIKTNSFISYWHYFLATVLLLLGLFLGKVLNVVISFVITIFGFGFLLLFRGL; translated from the coding sequence ATGGGTAATAGGATAAATAGGTTAGCTTTGGTTTTGAGAAGTCTTTTCTATACCGGCAATTTCAATATAGAGAATATGCAGGGTACAGGTTTTAAGTGGCTGGTGGAGTATATAAATAAAAAGACAGACAAAAGGGTGGGGAAAAATGTATTAGAAAAAGAGGGGGAGTATTTCAACACTCATCCCTTTTTTATAACGTTTATACTTGGTGTTTGGTTTAGAGAGGTAAATACAGAGGAAGGCCCAGATTACTGGAAAAAAGTCTATTCTTCAGCTTTTGCAGCTGTAGGGGATAGCTTTTTCTGGTATAGTTATAAGGTTTTATGTTTTGTGATTGCTGCTATTGTGGGCTTATATAATCCTATTATTGGGGTTATTTTGTATTTATTAGTTTTTAACGGATTGCATTTTTATATGCTGTTTCAAGGGTATGGTATTGGTTATAAGTATGGGAAGAATCTTATAAATTGGTTTAATATGTTTAAGATAAACCAATGGGGGCAGATGGCTGATTTGATGTCTGTATTTTTATTGGGGGTTTTGCTATCCCTTTTGATCAAGACAAATAGTTTTATTAGCTATTGGCACTATTTTTTAGCTACAGTACTACTTTTGCTGGGGCTGTTTCTTGGGAAGGTGTTGAATGTTGTGATAAGTTTTGTGATAACCATATTTGGTTTTGGTTTTTTACTTCTCTTCAGGGGGTTATAA
- a CDS encoding HPr family phosphocarrier protein: MEELHAELEIINALGLHARAAALFVKVASKYKSEVKVSKNGLTANGKSIMGVMMLAAPKGSKIMLTVKGTDAREALEELSELVRNKFGEME; this comes from the coding sequence ATGGAAGAGTTACATGCAGAATTGGAGATAATCAATGCTTTGGGGCTACATGCCAGAGCAGCAGCTTTATTTGTAAAAGTTGCTTCTAAGTATAAATCAGAGGTCAAGGTGTCGAAAAACGGTTTAACTGCGAATGGTAAGAGTATCATGGGTGTTATGATGCTTGCGGCACCAAAGGGGAGTAAAATCATGCTTACTGTAAAGGGTACAGATGCAAGGGAGGCTTTAGAGGAGCTTTCTGAGCTTGTGAGAAATAAATTTGGTGAAATGGAATGA
- a CDS encoding PTS sugar transporter subunit IIB, translated as MRKNRIFRVDDRLVHGQVIEGWIKYYKINNVIIVNERVASDPIQQIIYRSVVPKGVSIYIVKPKDFLKEFDRFRDEEFLVLFESVLDMMDFADVIDDSIEVNIGCIANRPHKYQISDTVFLDLIEIKMLCSLRERHEVSIRKLPWETSIEIMNFNKLLDGNL; from the coding sequence ATGAGAAAAAACAGAATATTTCGTGTTGATGATAGGTTGGTTCATGGTCAGGTGATAGAAGGCTGGATAAAGTACTACAAGATAAATAATGTCATCATAGTGAACGAAAGGGTTGCTTCCGATCCTATACAGCAGATTATCTATAGAAGTGTTGTTCCAAAAGGTGTAAGTATCTATATAGTAAAGCCCAAAGATTTTTTAAAAGAGTTTGATAGATTTAGGGATGAGGAGTTTTTGGTGTTATTTGAGTCTGTTTTGGATATGATGGACTTTGCCGATGTTATCGATGATTCTATAGAGGTAAACATTGGTTGTATAGCCAATAGGCCGCATAAGTACCAGATATCTGATACAGTGTTTTTAGATCTTATCGAGATCAAAATGTTGTGCTCCCTGAGGGAAAGGCATGAGGTCAGTATCAGAAAATTACCTTGGGAAACATCTATAGAGATTATGAATTTTAACAAATTGTTAGATGGTAATCTATGA
- a CDS encoding PTS sugar transporter subunit IIC — protein sequence MTWELFLIAFFASIDRQAGLHIMLSRPFVISILVGLVTSNLQLTFYVGIMLEIFGLIDVQVGTRIPREDTFVAYVMSVLVGLGHIVSVAKFLLILIVVLLLMYAANYTEELVRKINRYLLLKKGANVGSIFSGVALSGLKGIIVYPLGVYLCVFILDYLKGMFGYGFNIKVYIVFLSILLSGYLLRFLSFRSVYKYVVFVVGLVLGWVIG from the coding sequence ATGACGTGGGAGCTTTTTCTAATAGCTTTTTTTGCCTCCATCGATAGACAGGCAGGCTTACATATAATGTTGTCCCGACCATTTGTAATCTCCATCTTAGTAGGGCTTGTAACATCCAATCTGCAGTTGACCTTCTATGTGGGGATTATGTTGGAGATATTTGGTTTGATAGATGTGCAGGTTGGTACCAGAATACCAAGGGAGGATACATTTGTAGCTTATGTCATGTCGGTTTTGGTGGGGTTGGGTCATATTGTGTCTGTTGCCAAATTTTTGCTGATATTGATCGTTGTTTTGCTCCTTATGTATGCTGCGAATTATACGGAAGAATTGGTGAGAAAAATAAACAGATACCTTCTTCTAAAAAAGGGTGCAAATGTTGGATCCATATTCTCCGGAGTAGCTTTATCTGGCTTAAAAGGTATAATAGTTTACCCTTTAGGGGTTTATCTGTGTGTATTTATCTTAGATTATCTAAAGGGTATGTTTGGATATGGTTTTAATATAAAAGTGTATATAGTCTTTTTATCCATTCTTTTAAGTGGCTATCTGTTGAGATTTTTATCTTTTAGATCTGTTTATAAATATGTAGTTTTTGTCGTAGGGTTGGTTTTAGGATGGGTAATAGGATAA